A portion of the Pelodiscus sinensis isolate JC-2024 chromosome 20, ASM4963464v1, whole genome shotgun sequence genome contains these proteins:
- the SLC26A11 gene encoding sodium-independent sulfate anion transporter, protein MAEWDREAPERCCSYLALQRRLPVLRWLPRYSLLWLQLDLLAGVTVGLTVVPQALAYAEVAGLPVQYGLYSSFVGCFVYCLLGTSKDVTLGPTAIMSLLVSSYAFHDPAYAVLLTFLSGCIQLAMGLLHLGFLLDFISCPVIKGFTLAASVTISFSQVKNILGLHNVPRQFFLQVYHTFQRLGETRAGDAVLGLVCLATLVGLRVMQGGVPRSHGVEPASVRISRRIVWTVTTARNALVVLFAGLVAYAFQVMGSQPFTLTGETPQGLPPFRLPPFSTAEGNSTVPFREMVQDLGAGLAVVPLMGLLETIAIAKAFASQNGYRIDSNQELLAMGLTNLLGSFVSSYPVTGSFGRTAVNAQTGVCTPAGGLVTGALVLLSLAYLTSLFYYIPKAALAAVIICAAAPVFDARIFGALWRVKRLDLVPLGVTFLLCFWEMQYGIVAGILVSGILLLYTIARPRITVSDQGVLLMQPASGLHFPAVESLRDAMHRWALAVSPPRGVILDGSHLSSVDYTVAVGLADLLQEFQRKGVPLTFAGLQGPVLRVLLAADLAGFHHFPSLEEAKQAHGAELLPKASENPPPASGLIQ, encoded by the exons ATGGCAGAGTGGGACCGAGAGGCCCCCGAGCGGTGCTGCTCCTACCTCGCGCTCCAGCGGAGGCTGCCCGTCCTCAGGTGGCTGCCCCGGTATTcgctgctgtggctgcagctcGATCTCCTCGCCGGCGTGACCGTGGGGCTGACTGTGGTGCCGCAAGCGCTGGCCTACGCCGAGGTGGCCGGCCTGCCGGTTCAG TACGGGCTCTATTCCTCCTTCGTGGGCTGCTTTGTTTACTGCCTTCTGGGGACCTCGAAAGACGTGACGCTGGGTCCAACGGCCATTATGTCGCTGCTGGTCTCTTCCTACGCGTTCCATGACCCCGCCTACGCCGTCCTGCTGACCTTCCTGTCCGGCTGTATCCAGCTCGCCATGGGCCTCCTGCACCTCG GTTTCCTGCTGGACTTCATTTCCTGCCCTGTTATTAAAGGGTTTACCTTGGCGGCTTCCGTCACCATCAGCTTCAGCCAGGTCAAG AACATCCTGGGGCTGCACAACGTTCCGCGACAGTTTTTCCTGCAGGTGTATCACACCTTCCAAAGGCTCGGGGAGACCAG GGCCGGGGATGCTGTCCTGGGGCTGGTCTGCCTGGCCACGCTGGTGGGGCTCCGGGTGATGCAGGGCGGCGTCCCCCGGAGCCATGGGGTGGAGCCGGCGTCCGTCAGGATCAGCCGCCGTATCGTCTGGACCGTAACTACAG CTCGCAACGCGCTCGTGGTCCTGTTTGCTGGCCTGGTGGCCTACGCCTTCCAGGTGATGGGTTCCCAGCCCTTCACGCTCACTGGGGAGACGCCACAGGGGCTGCCTCCCTTCCGGCTGCCGCCTTTCTCCACGGCCGAAGGCAACAGCACCGTGCCCTTCCGCGAGATGGTGCAG gacCTGGGAGCCGGGCTGGCTGTGGTGCCGCTGATGGGCCTGCTAGAGACCATCGCGATTGCCAAGGCCTTCG CCTCGCAGAACGGCTACCGGATCGACTCCAACCAGGAGCTGCTGGCGATGG gcctcacCAACCTCCTGGGCTCCTTCGTCTCCTCCTATCCCGTCACCGGCAGCTTCGGGCG GACGGCGGTGAACGCCCAGACAGGCGTGTGCaccccagcaggggggctggtaACAG GGGCGCTGGTCCTGCTCTCTCTGGCCTATCTGACCTCGCTCTTCTACTACATTCCCAAAGCCGCGCTGGCCGCCGTGATCATTTGTGCCGCGGCGCCCGTCTTCGACGCCAGGATCTTCGGCGCGCTGTGGCGGGTTAAAC GGCTGGACCTGGTCCCGCTGGGTGTGACCTTCCTGCTCTGCTTCTGGGAGATGCAGTACGGCATCGTGGCCGGCATCCTGGTCTCCGGCATCCTCCTGCTCTACACCATTGCCAGGCCCCGGATCACG gtTTCGGACCAGGGGGTGCTCCTCATGCAGCCTGCGAGCGGCCTGCACTTCCCCGCGGTGGAGTCGCTCCGAGACGCCATGCACAGATGGGCTCTGGCAG TGTCTCCGCCGCGCGGCGTCATCCTGGACGGCTCTCACCTCAGCAGCGTGGATTACACCGTGGCGGTGGGGCTGGCAGACCTGCTGCAGGAGTTCCAGAGGAAGGGCGTCCCCCTGACCTTCGCTGGCTTGCAG GGCCCCGTTCTCCGAGTCTTGCTGGCTGCAGACCTGGCGGGATTCCACCATTTCCCCAGCCTGGAGGAGGCCA AGCAGGCCCACGGAGCAGAGCTGCTTCCCAAGGCCAGCGAGAACCCGCCGCCAGCCTCAGGGCTCATCCAGTGA
- the SGSH gene encoding N-sulfoglucosamine sulfohydrolase — translation MGLRWLRWALLLALPLGRARNVLLLVADDGGFESGVYNNSAIHTPHLDALARRGLAFRHAFTSVSSCSPSRASLLTGLPQHQNGMYGLHQDVHHFNSFDKVRSLPLLLSQARIRTGIIGKKHVGPETVYPFDFAYTEENSSVLQVGRNITRIKLLVRKFLQSQDERPFFLYVAFHDPHRCGHSQPQYGAFCEKFGNGESGMGWIPDWTPQLYSPEAVELPYFIPDTPAARADLAAQYTTIGRMDQGIGLVLAELGRAGFLNTTLVIYTSDNGIPFPGGRTNLYWSGTAEPMVLSSPEHPQRWGQVSQAYASLLDLTPTVLDWFRIPYPSYSIFGPTPVRLTGKSLLPALSSEQPWVTAFGSQSHHEVTMYYPMRAVQHQHFRLIHNLNFRMPFPIDQDFYVSPTFQDLLARTRAGQPTHWNKSLHQYYYRDRWELFDRSRDPAESQNLAADARYAAVLTLLRAQLQKWQWDTQDPWVCAPDGVLEEKLSPQCQPLYNEL, via the exons ATGGGGCTCCGCTGGCTGCGCTGGGCGCTGCTGCTCGCTCTGCCGCTGGGCCGGGCGCGCAACGTGCTGCTCCTCGTGG CGGACGACGGCGGCTTCGAAAGCGGCGTGTACAACAACTCGGCCATCCACACGCCCCACCTGGACGCCCTGGCCCGGCGCGGCCTCGCCTTCCGCCACGCCTTCACCTCCGTCAGCAGCTGCTCCCCCAGCCGGGCCAGCCTCCTGACCGGCCTCCCCCAG CACCAAAATGGGATGTATGGGCTGCACCAAGACGTGCACCATTTCAACTCCTTCGACAAGGTGCGGAGCCTtcccctgctgctcagccaggcccggATCCGGACAG GGATCATTGGGAAGAAGCATGTCGGGCCGGAGACGGTGTATCCCTTCGATTTCGCGTACACGGAGGAGAACAGCTCTGTGCTGCAGGTGGGCAGGAACATCACCCGGATCAAGCTGCTCGTCCGGAAATTCCTGCAGAGCCAGGATGAGAG GCCCTTCTTCCTGTACGTCGCCTTCCACGATCCCCATCGCTGCGGCCACTCCCAGCCGCAGTACGGGGCCTTCTGCGAGAAGTTCGGCAACGGCGAGAGCGGCATGGGCTGGATCCCCGACTGGACGCCCCAGCTGTACAGCCCCGAGGCCGTGGAG ctgccgtACTTCATCCCGGACACTCCAGCCGCCCGCGCGGACCTGGCCGCCCAGTACACGACCATCGGGCGCATGGACCAAG GGATCGGGCTGGTCCTGGCGGAGCTGGGCCGGGCCGGCTTCCTCAACACCACGCTGGTGATTTACACCTCGGACAACGGCATCCCCTTCCCCGGCGGCAGGACCAACCTGTACTGGTCGGGCACAGCTGAGCCCATGGTGCTCTCCTCCCCCGAACACCCCCAGCGCTGGGGGCAGGTCAGCCAGGCCTACGCCAGCCTCCTGG atCTCACGCCCACGGTCCTGGACTGGTTCCGCATCCCCTACCCCAGCTACAGCATCTTCGGCCCCACCCCCGTGCGGCTCACCGGGAAATCGCTcctgccagccctgagctccGAGCAGCCCTGGGTCACGGCCTTCGGCAGCCAGAGCCACCACGAGGTCACCATGTACTACCCCATGCGGGCCGTCCAGCACCAGCACTTCCGCCTCATCCACAACCTCAACTTCCGGATGCCCTTCCCCATCGACCAGGACTTCTACGTCTCGCCCACCTTCCAGGACCTGCTGGCGCGGACCCGCGCCGGGCAGCCCACCCACTGGAACAAGAGCCTGCACCAGTACTACTACAGGGACCGCTGGGAGCTGTTCGACCGGAGCCGCGACCCCGCCGAGAGCCAGAACCTGGCCGCCGACGCCCGGTACGCGGCCGTCCTGACGCTGCTCCGAGCTCAGCTGCAGAAGTGGCAGTGGGACACGCAGGACCCGTGGGTGTGCGCCCCAGACGGCGTCTTGGAGGAGAAActgagcccccagtgccagccgcTGTACAATGAGCTGTGA